The Hyperolius riggenbachi isolate aHypRig1 chromosome 3, aHypRig1.pri, whole genome shotgun sequence genome window below encodes:
- the RASL12 gene encoding ras-like protein family member 12, with translation MSLMFGKPRAINAAHFPTSNERSPHAECNLVLLGCKGAGKSALTVKFLTRRFISEYDPYLEDTYTTEELVDQQLVLVRIMDTADQDGPVCPERYLSWANAFMVVYSIDNKKSFEGCLQYLEIISQYNRGAIHETPVLLIGNKLDMERYRQVSKADGSALASRHGCLFREVSACLDFRLVQQVFHDAIQEARREADRNSHMRPPLYISEERALLGLPPISPSGTSSRHGMPTLNTLSPLNYKEIPSVAQAKVVTVKSSRAQSKRKAPTLTLLKGFKIF, from the exons ATGTCTCTGATGTTTGGGAAACCCAGAGCTATCAATGCTGCTCATTTCCCCACTTCAAATGAACGCAGCCCGCATGCAGAGTGTAACCTGGTGCTGCTGGGGTGCAAAGGAGCTGGAAAATCAG CACTGACTGTGAAGTTTCTGACCAGAAGATTCATTAGTGAATATGACCCTTATCTTG AGGACACGTACACCACAGAAGAACTTGTAGATCAGCAGCTGGTTCTTGTGAGAATAATGGACACAGCTGATCAG GATGGGCCAGTGTGTCCTGAGCGGTACTTGAGCTGGGCGAATGCCTTTATGGTGGTGTACAGCATCGACAACAAGAAGAGCTTTGAAGGCTGCCTTCAATACTTGGAGATAATCTCTCAGTACAACAGAGGAGCCATACATGAGACCCCAGTTTTGCTTATAGGAAACAAGCTGGACATGGAGCGATACAG ACAGGTTAGTAAGGCAGATGGTTCTGCTCTTGCCTCTCGTCATGGCTGCCTGTTCCGGGAGGTCTCCGCTTGCCTGGATTTCCGATTGGTGCAGCAGGTGTTTCACGATGCTATACAAGAGGCGAGAAGAGAAGCAGACCGGAATTCTCACATGAGACCACCATTATACATCAGTGAGGAAAGGGCATTGCTTGGCCTGCCTCCCATATCCCCTTCTGGAACATCAAGCCGCCATGGTATGCCTACACTCAACACGCTATCCCCTCTGAACTACAAGGAGATCCCCTCTGTGGCCCAAGCCAAAGTCGTTACCGTCAAATCATCTAGAGCTCAGAGCAAGCGCAAGGCTCCCACGCTCACCCTCCTTAAAGGGTTTAAGATCTTTTAA